A window from Triticum aestivum cultivar Chinese Spring chromosome 6D, IWGSC CS RefSeq v2.1, whole genome shotgun sequence encodes these proteins:
- the LOC123143411 gene encoding transcription factor TDR: protein MAGGDYHQQSIIGGRAAVHGHGGGGGGTVEAALRPLVGGAHGWDYCIYWRLSPDQRFLEMTGFCCSAEFEAQVATLADVPSSIPLDSSSIGMHAQALLSNQPIWQSSGGAPGPDLLTGYEASSSGGEKTRLLVPVAGGIVELFASRYMAEEQQMAELVMAQCGGGGQGWQETEAQGFAWDAAAADPGRLYAAASLNLFDGAGGSGSGEPFLAGVQEDGAAGVGWQYAAESSEPPSTVAQEHQQLHGSGVGRADSGSERSDMQLGDPDDNVDGETQRGSGKDGGGKRQQCKNLIAERKRRKKLNNRLYTLRSLVPNITKMDRASILGDAIDYIVGLQKQVKDLQDELEDPNPPGVTGGHSKAPDVLLDDHPPPGLDNDEDSPQQQPFPSAAGKRPRKVEAGEEEEKEAEDQDMEPQVEVRQVEGKEFFLQVLCSHKSGRFVRVMDEIAALGLQITSVNVTSYNKLVLNVFRAVMKDNEAAVPADRVRDSLLEVTREMYGGGGAWSSPLPPPPPTNAKLDGMDGQAVPAAAGDHYQLHHQVLGGYHHQHLQYLAMD from the exons ATGGCAGGAGGAGACTATCACCAGCAGAGCATCATCGGCGGCCGTGCGGCTGTTCATGGCCatggagggggaggcggcggcacCGTGGAGGCTGCGCTCAGGCCGCTCGTCGGCGGCGCCCACGGCTGGGACTACTGCATCTACTGGCGGCTCTCTCCTGACCAGCG GTTCTTGGAGATGACGGGGTTCTGCTGCAGCGCGGAGTTCGAGGCGCAGGTGGCCACGCTCGCCGACGTCCCTTCCTCCATCCCTCTCGACTCCTCCTCCATCGG GATGCACGCTCAGGCCCTGCTGTCGAACCAGCCGATCTGGCAGAGCAGCGGCGGGGCGCCGGGTCCGGATCTACTCACGGGCTACGAGGCTTCCTCCAGCGGCGGCGAGAAGACACGgctcctcgtccccgtcgccggcgGCATCGTCGAGCTCTTCGCTTCAAGATAc ATGGCGGAGGAGCAGCAGATGGCGGAGCTGGTCATGGCGCAGTGCGGCGGCGGTGGGCAGGGATGGCAGGAGACGGAGGCGCAGGGGTTTGCGTGGGACGCGGCAGCGGCAGACCCGGGGCGGCTCTACGCGGCGGCGTCGCTCAACCTGTTCGACGGCGCCGGGGGAAGCGGCTCGGGCGAGCCGTTCCTGGCGGGAGTGCAGGAGGACGGCGCGGCGGGCGTGGGTTGGCAGTACGCGGCAGAGAGCAGCGAGCCGCCGTCGACGGTGGCGCAGGAGCATCAGCAGCTGCACGGCTCGGGCGTGGGGAGGGCGGACTCGGGGTCGGAGAGGAGTGACATGCAGCTGGGGGACCCCGACGACAACGTCGACGGCGAGACGCAGAGGGGCTCCGGCAAAGACGGCGGCGGGAAGCGGCAGCAGTGCAAGAACCTCATCGCGGAGCGGAAGCGGCGCAAGAAGCTCAACAACCGCCTCTACACGCTCCGGTCCCTCGTCCCCAACATCACCAAG ATGGACCGTGCGTCGATCCTCGGGGACGCGATCGACTACATCGTGGGGCTGCAGAAGCAGGTGAAGGACCTGCAGGACGAGCTGGAGGACCCGAACCCGCCGGGGGTCACCGGCGGCCACAGCAAGGCCCCCGACGTGCTCCTCGACGACCACCCGCCGCCGGGCCTCGACAACGACGAGGACTCGCCGCAGCAGCAGCCGTTCCCGTCCGCCGCCGGCAAGCGGCCCCGGAAGGTGGAggcgggcgaggaggaggagaaggaggcggaggaccaGGACATGGAGCCGCAGGTGGAGGTCCGGCAGGTGGAGGGGAAGGAGTTCTTCCTGCAGGTGCTGTGCTCCCACAAGTCCGGGCGCTTCGTCCGCGTCATGGACGAGATCGCCGCCCTCGGCCTCCAGATCACCAGCGTCAACGTCACCTCCTACAACAAGCTCGTCCTCAACGTCTTCCGCGCCGTC ATGAAGGACAACGAGGCGGCGGTGCCGGCGGACAGGGTGAGGGACTCGCTGCTGGAGGTGACGAGGGAGATGTACGGCGGGGGCGGCGCGTGGTCGTCCCcgctccccccgccgccgccgacgaacgCGAAGCTCGATGGCATGGACGGGCAGGCGGtgccggcggcggccggggaccACTACCAGCTGCACCACCAGGTGCTGGGAGGATATCACCACCAGCATCTGCAGTACCTCGCCATGGATTGA